One Gelria sp. Kuro-4 DNA segment encodes these proteins:
- the hisC gene encoding histidinol-phosphate transaminase → MELLRKEAAALPPYQPFPSGAKVKLDMNENPFPLPEPVRRAAVDIAGRLNFARYGDSGASALRSALAAYAGVRPEMVFCGNGSDEIIHLFLTAFGGNGRRVIVPRPTFVTFRREAILSGAELVEVPLAPAESADPFALDIEQVVRLAKEKPGVVFIVNPNNPTGNLIPREALLRILAETESLLVVDEAYYEYAGTTLAGEVARNPRLAVMRTLSKAFGLAGLRLGYVIAVPEVVAALDRVRLPFNVNMFTQGLAQAAVENAPLFKPQVAALLAERDKLWQGLAALPGVHPFPTHTNFILFTVPQPPSTVWRKLFAAGVLILDVSRDPLLKSCLRVSTGTAEENAVFLKALAAALA, encoded by the coding sequence GTGGAACTCCTGCGGAAAGAGGCGGCCGCCCTGCCGCCCTACCAACCCTTCCCCAGCGGGGCCAAGGTAAAGCTCGACATGAACGAGAACCCCTTCCCGCTGCCCGAGCCGGTGCGCCGGGCGGCCGTGGATATCGCCGGGCGGCTCAACTTCGCCCGCTACGGCGACAGCGGCGCCTCCGCCCTGCGTTCGGCCCTGGCCGCCTACGCCGGGGTAAGGCCGGAGATGGTTTTCTGCGGCAACGGGTCGGATGAGATCATCCACCTTTTCCTTACCGCCTTCGGTGGAAACGGCCGGCGCGTCATCGTCCCCCGCCCCACCTTCGTCACCTTCCGGCGCGAGGCCATCCTGAGCGGGGCGGAGCTGGTGGAGGTGCCGCTGGCACCGGCCGAAAGTGCCGACCCCTTTGCCCTGGATATTGAACAGGTCGTTCGGCTTGCGAAGGAAAAGCCCGGTGTCGTCTTCATCGTCAACCCCAACAACCCAACGGGCAATCTCATTCCCCGGGAGGCCCTGCTGAGGATTCTTGCCGAAACCGAATCACTCCTGGTGGTGGACGAAGCGTACTACGAATATGCCGGCACCACCCTGGCCGGTGAGGTGGCCCGCAACCCGCGCCTAGCGGTGATGCGGACCCTCTCTAAGGCCTTCGGCCTGGCCGGCCTGCGCCTGGGGTACGTCATCGCCGTGCCGGAGGTGGTGGCCGCGCTCGACCGGGTGCGGCTGCCCTTCAACGTGAACATGTTCACCCAGGGCTTGGCCCAGGCCGCGGTGGAAAACGCCCCCCTCTTCAAGCCCCAAGTGGCCGCCCTCCTTGCCGAGCGGGACAAGCTCTGGCAGGGCCTGGCCGCCCTCCCGGGCGTACACCCCTTCCCCACCCACACCAACTTCATCCTCTTCACCGTGCCCCAGCCGCCCAGCACGGTATGGCGCAAGCTCTTCGCCGCCGGCGTCCTCATCCTGGACGTCAGCCGCGACCCGCTCCTTAAAAGCTGTCTGCGCGTCAGCACCGGCACGGCGGAAGAGAACGCCGTCTTCCTGAAAGCCCTGGCCGCGGCCCTAGCTTGA
- a CDS encoding YlmC/YmxH family sporulation protein, which translates to MLVRGSELRSREVINISDGRKLGNVVDVDIDLEAGRIRALIVPGATRVLGLFGRNEDVVISWEKVKRIGYDVILVEHRPFSSPPGK; encoded by the coding sequence ATGCTCGTACGCGGTTCGGAACTCAGGTCCCGTGAAGTTATCAATATCAGCGACGGGCGGAAACTCGGCAACGTGGTAGATGTGGACATCGACCTGGAGGCCGGGCGGATCCGCGCCCTGATTGTCCCCGGCGCAACCAGAGTGCTGGGCCTTTTCGGACGCAATGAGGACGTGGTGATCAGCTGGGAAAAGGTAAAACGCATCGGTTACGATGTGATACTCGTAGAGCATCGCCCCTTCTCCTCTCCCCCTGGCAAGTAG
- a CDS encoding aminotransferase class V-fold PLP-dependent enzyme, with amino-acid sequence MLYFDNAATSNPKPEVTWQAMEHYMRDVGCNPGRGGYAGSIAAGRIVFMARERLMTLFNAPSEKQVIFTPNVTYALNFAIKGLLTPGDHVILSSMEHNSVVRPLRFMEKNCGVELSVVPCDRAGRLNPEDIRRALRKNTKLVVLTHASNVTGTILPVNEVAAIVRQTDAFFVLDTAQTAGVLSIDFQELGLDFLAFTGHKSLYGPPGTGGFVVSERAAERLIPLVEGGTGSKSDQEEQPDFLPDKFEAGTANTVGIAGLGAGAQFVLGTGLEKIREHEQHLTRLFLAGIREIPGVQVYGPAKVEERVATVSLTLGGADLGEVAAVLDAEYGIMVRSGLHCSPLAHRTLGTFPAGTLRFSFGYFNTEEEVQTAVEALHTLARQYC; translated from the coding sequence GTGCTGTATTTTGATAACGCGGCCACGTCCAACCCCAAGCCCGAGGTTACCTGGCAGGCCATGGAGCACTACATGAGGGATGTTGGGTGTAACCCGGGTCGGGGCGGCTATGCCGGCAGCATCGCGGCGGGCCGGATTGTCTTCATGGCCCGGGAGCGGCTCATGACCCTGTTCAATGCTCCTTCCGAAAAACAGGTCATCTTCACCCCCAACGTCACCTATGCCTTGAATTTCGCCATCAAAGGCCTCCTTACGCCGGGGGATCACGTGATCCTGAGCAGCATGGAACATAATTCCGTGGTGAGGCCGCTCCGGTTTATGGAAAAGAACTGCGGGGTGGAGCTTTCCGTTGTTCCGTGCGACCGCGCCGGGAGGCTCAATCCAGAGGACATCCGCCGGGCACTGAGAAAAAACACCAAACTGGTTGTGCTCACCCACGCCTCCAATGTTACGGGAACGATTCTGCCCGTAAACGAAGTGGCCGCCATCGTCCGGCAGACAGATGCCTTTTTCGTCCTCGACACGGCGCAGACGGCCGGGGTGCTGAGCATCGACTTTCAGGAGCTGGGCCTCGATTTCCTTGCCTTTACCGGGCACAAGTCCCTCTACGGCCCGCCTGGGACGGGCGGCTTTGTCGTCAGCGAGCGGGCTGCAGAGCGCCTGATCCCATTGGTGGAGGGGGGCACGGGCAGCAAGTCCGACCAGGAGGAACAGCCGGACTTCCTTCCCGATAAATTCGAGGCCGGCACGGCCAACACCGTGGGCATTGCCGGCCTGGGCGCCGGGGCTCAGTTTGTCCTCGGCACCGGCTTGGAGAAGATCCGGGAGCACGAACAACATTTAACCCGGCTCTTCCTGGCTGGCATACGGGAGATTCCAGGCGTGCAGGTGTACGGGCCGGCAAAGGTGGAGGAACGGGTGGCTACCGTTTCGCTCACCCTGGGTGGGGCCGATTTAGGGGAGGTAGCCGCGGTTTTGGACGCGGAGTACGGGATTATGGTGCGTTCCGGCCTGCACTGCTCGCCCCTGGCGCACCGGACCCTCGGCACCTTCCCGGCCGGTACCCTGCGCTTCAGCTTCGGCTACTTCAATACGGAAGAAGAAGTGCAGACGGCGGTAGAGGCCTTGCATACACTGGCAAGACAATACTGCTAA
- the sigG gene encoding RNA polymerase sporulation sigma factor SigG, translated as MLANKVEICGVNTAKLPVLSNAKMRELFRALEGGDSSAREKLISGNLRLVLSVIQRFNNRGENVDDLFQVGCIGLMKAIDNFDLNQNVKFSTYAVPMIIGEIRRYLRDNNPIRVSRSLRDIAYKALQVRDSLVNRYAREPSVGEIAHELKVPREEVVFALDAIQEPISLFEPVYHDGGDPIFVMDQVKDEKQQDANWLEDLAVREAMNKLNPRERHILNLRFFHGKTQMEVAEEIGISQAQVSRLEKAALQRLRRYI; from the coding sequence GTGTTAGCGAACAAAGTTGAAATCTGTGGCGTCAACACAGCGAAACTCCCGGTGCTTTCCAACGCCAAGATGCGGGAGCTGTTCCGGGCGCTCGAGGGCGGAGACAGCTCGGCCCGCGAAAAACTGATCAGCGGCAACCTGCGCCTGGTGCTGAGCGTGATCCAGCGCTTTAACAACCGGGGCGAAAACGTGGACGATCTCTTCCAGGTGGGTTGCATTGGTCTCATGAAGGCCATCGATAACTTTGACCTTAATCAAAACGTGAAGTTCTCCACCTATGCGGTGCCCATGATCATCGGTGAAATTCGCCGCTACCTCAGGGACAACAACCCGATTCGCGTCTCCCGCTCCCTGCGCGACATCGCCTACAAGGCGCTCCAGGTGCGCGATTCCCTGGTGAACCGCTACGCCCGGGAACCGTCCGTGGGTGAGATCGCTCACGAACTCAAGGTACCGCGCGAAGAAGTGGTGTTCGCCCTGGACGCCATCCAAGAGCCCATCTCGCTTTTTGAACCGGTGTACCACGACGGCGGCGACCCGATCTTCGTGATGGACCAGGTGAAGGACGAAAAGCAGCAGGATGCAAACTGGCTGGAGGACCTGGCGGTGCGCGAGGCGATGAACAAACTGAACCCGCGCGAGCGGCATATCCTCAATCTCCGTTTCTTTCACGGCAAGACCCAGATGGAAGTGGCCGAAGAGATTGGCATCTCCCAGGCCCAGGTCTCACGGCTCGAGAAGGCTGCGCTGCAGCGGCTGCGCCGCTACATTTAG
- the sigE gene encoding RNA polymerase sporulation sigma factor SigE, with protein MKPFSAAGRLAVRLFLIRLLQFLGIERRALWYVGSSEALPPPLTSAEEGYLLERLQRGDKAVKSLLIEHNLRLVVYIARKFENTGVGIEDLVSIGSIGLIKAVNTFNPAKKIKLATYASRCVENEILMFLRRNNKVRSEVSFDEPLNIDWDGNELLLSDVLGTEGDIISRSVEEEVDKKLLHQALQKLSAREKLIMELRFGLKGSPEKTQKEVADLLGISQSYISRLEKRIIKRLRREIKRME; from the coding sequence ATGAAGCCTTTCTCGGCTGCCGGCCGCCTGGCGGTACGGCTTTTTCTCATCCGGCTGCTGCAATTTCTCGGCATTGAGCGTCGCGCCCTTTGGTATGTGGGCAGCAGTGAAGCCCTGCCACCCCCGCTTACCAGCGCGGAGGAAGGGTACCTCCTGGAACGGCTGCAGCGCGGCGACAAGGCCGTAAAAAGCCTGCTCATCGAGCACAACCTGCGGCTCGTGGTTTACATTGCCCGCAAGTTCGAAAACACCGGCGTCGGGATAGAGGACCTGGTGTCCATCGGCAGCATCGGGTTGATCAAAGCGGTAAATACCTTTAACCCGGCGAAAAAGATCAAGCTGGCCACCTACGCCTCGCGCTGCGTGGAGAACGAAATCCTCATGTTCCTTCGCCGCAACAACAAGGTACGTTCAGAGGTGTCCTTTGACGAGCCGCTGAACATCGACTGGGATGGGAACGAGCTCCTCCTGTCCGATGTTTTGGGGACCGAGGGCGATATTATCTCCCGCTCCGTAGAGGAAGAAGTGGACAAAAAACTGCTCCACCAGGCCCTGCAAAAACTTTCAGCGCGGGAAAAACTGATCATGGAACTGCGTTTCGGCTTGAAGGGTAGTCCGGAAAAGACGCAAAAAGAGGTGGCGGACCTTTTGGGTATTTCACAGTCTTATATTTCACGTTTAGAAAAACGGATCATCAAACGCTTGCGCCGCGAAATCAAGCGCATGGAGTGA
- a CDS encoding hemolysin III family protein: MPTQRRLFREPFNGFSHSAGAGLSVWGLVVLMLAAARSGSSARIIAYAVYGASLIMLYTASSVYHLLLVPEKVTRALRYVDHMMIYFLIAGTYTPICLLVLPGSWGRNILIGIWALAGAGMVTTGLWLNAPRWLSTLIYVLMGWAIIIATPPLLRSLGRAAFAWLLAGGLFYSVGAFIYATKRPNFAAKILGFHELFHLFILAGSFCHYWLILKYV; this comes from the coding sequence ATGCCGACCCAGCGCAGACTGTTTCGCGAGCCGTTTAACGGCTTTTCCCATTCGGCGGGCGCCGGACTGTCCGTGTGGGGCCTGGTGGTCCTCATGCTGGCGGCCGCTCGGTCAGGCTCCAGCGCCCGCATAATTGCTTACGCGGTTTACGGGGCCAGCCTGATCATGCTCTACACTGCCAGCAGCGTGTATCACCTTTTGCTTGTTCCGGAGAAAGTAACGAGGGCGCTGCGCTATGTTGACCACATGATGATTTATTTTCTCATCGCCGGGACTTATACGCCCATTTGCCTTTTAGTCCTGCCCGGTAGCTGGGGACGGAACATCCTCATCGGCATTTGGGCACTGGCCGGTGCGGGGATGGTTACGACAGGCTTATGGCTGAATGCCCCGCGCTGGCTGTCCACCCTGATTTATGTATTGATGGGGTGGGCGATCATCATCGCTACGCCCCCGCTGCTCCGGTCCTTGGGCAGGGCCGCCTTCGCTTGGCTACTGGCGGGCGGTCTTTTTTACAGCGTAGGTGCCTTCATTTATGCCACCAAGCGGCCGAACTTTGCTGCCAAGATCCTGGGATTTCACGAGCTCTTTCACCTGTTCATTTTAGCCGGGAGCTTCTGCCACTACTGGCTGATACTGAAGTATGTGTAG
- a CDS encoding sulfurtransferase TusA family protein, which produces MPHRVDARGLSCPQPVVLTKKALASLTAGQLEVLVDNPAARDNVLRFARNTGCRVELGAAGDDYLIRITKG; this is translated from the coding sequence ATGCCGCACAGGGTTGATGCACGGGGGCTCTCCTGCCCCCAGCCGGTGGTGCTAACCAAAAAGGCGCTGGCCAGCCTCACAGCGGGCCAGCTGGAGGTGCTGGTCGATAACCCCGCCGCCCGGGACAATGTGCTGCGCTTCGCCCGGAACACCGGCTGCCGAGTTGAGCTTGGTGCCGCAGGTGATGACTACCTTATCCGCAT
- a CDS encoding selenium metabolism-associated LysR family transcriptional regulator — MELKQLEMFLEIARQGTFTEAAKTLYISQPTISMQMAALEKELGAKLFERQGRRNALTPAGKMFLRYATDILMLRAKAVKAVSAYSREIAGTVNVWASSVPADYLLPRFLPDFLRQHPRVFINLARSDSQEVWEKVAGYAADLGVVGTLGDGAEIGYVPFLADHIIVVAAPEGKYGRWGPEIGVETLLAEPLVVREVGSGTQHTFEQALAEKGFPAATLHVVARLQSTEAVKAAAAAGLGLGVISELAARRELAAGTLRGFRVKDLNLRRQFYLITHKQKVLSPATEALRCYLIEKAGEEET, encoded by the coding sequence GTGGAACTGAAGCAGCTGGAGATGTTCCTTGAGATCGCCAGGCAGGGAACGTTTACGGAAGCGGCCAAGACGCTCTACATTTCGCAACCGACGATCAGCATGCAGATGGCAGCGCTGGAGAAAGAACTGGGGGCGAAACTCTTTGAACGCCAGGGCCGAAGGAACGCGCTGACCCCGGCCGGGAAGATGTTCCTTAGGTATGCGACGGATATCCTGATGCTGCGCGCCAAAGCGGTCAAAGCCGTGAGCGCCTACTCCCGGGAGATTGCCGGTACGGTGAATGTGTGGGCCAGCAGCGTACCGGCCGACTACCTGCTCCCCCGCTTCCTGCCGGACTTCTTGCGGCAGCACCCACGCGTTTTCATCAACCTGGCCCGCTCCGACTCGCAGGAGGTGTGGGAGAAGGTGGCGGGTTACGCGGCCGACCTAGGCGTGGTGGGTACGCTTGGGGACGGGGCAGAGATCGGGTACGTGCCCTTCTTGGCCGACCACATTATCGTGGTGGCGGCACCCGAGGGCAAGTACGGGCGATGGGGGCCGGAAATCGGGGTGGAGACACTTTTGGCCGAACCCCTGGTAGTGCGGGAGGTGGGGTCGGGGACCCAGCACACCTTTGAACAGGCCCTGGCGGAGAAGGGGTTCCCGGCTGCAACCCTGCACGTGGTGGCCCGCCTGCAGAGCACGGAGGCGGTTAAAGCCGCGGCGGCGGCCGGCCTGGGCCTAGGGGTTATCTCCGAGCTCGCGGCCCGACGGGAACTTGCGGCTGGCACGCTGCGCGGTTTCCGGGTCAAGGACCTTAACCTCAGGCGCCAGTTCTACCTGATCACCCATAAGCAGAAGGTGCTTTCGCCGGCGACGGAGGCGCTCCGGTGCTACCTGATAGAAAAGGCGGGAGAGGAGGAAACATAG
- the ftsZ gene encoding cell division protein FtsZ: MLEFDMDTDRFADIKVIGVGGGGNNAVNRMIASGLKGVEFISVNTDAQALLLSQANRKIQIGEKLTKGLGAGANPDIGKKAAEENRELLQESLKGADMVFVTAGMGGGTGTGASPTVAEVAKEMGALTVGVVTKPFTFEGRRRMMQAEKGIAELKEKVDTLIIIPNDRLLQVVEKRTSIVDAFRVADDVLRQGVQGISDLITVPGLINLDFADVKTIMVDTGSALMGIGRASGENRAVEAARMAISSPLLETSIDGAKGVLLNITGGASLGLFEVNEAAAIISEAADPDANIIFGAVIDETMEDEVKVTVIATGFEPRAGRRGEKDKDKDKDKFLRDLDIRPFASDELDIPPFLRRGQV, translated from the coding sequence ATGCTGGAATTCGATATGGATACGGACCGTTTTGCCGATATCAAGGTTATCGGCGTAGGTGGCGGCGGTAACAACGCCGTGAACCGCATGATTGCCTCCGGGCTTAAGGGAGTAGAGTTTATCTCCGTAAACACCGACGCCCAGGCGCTCCTGTTATCCCAGGCCAACCGCAAGATTCAGATCGGCGAGAAGCTCACCAAGGGCCTGGGGGCCGGGGCCAACCCGGACATCGGCAAGAAAGCGGCGGAGGAGAACCGGGAACTTTTGCAAGAGTCACTCAAGGGAGCGGACATGGTGTTTGTAACCGCCGGCATGGGTGGCGGGACGGGCACCGGTGCCAGCCCCACCGTGGCTGAGGTGGCCAAGGAGATGGGCGCACTCACGGTGGGCGTGGTCACCAAGCCGTTCACCTTTGAGGGGCGCCGGCGCATGATGCAGGCAGAAAAGGGCATCGCTGAACTGAAGGAAAAGGTGGACACCCTGATCATCATCCCCAACGACCGCCTGCTGCAGGTGGTGGAAAAACGCACCTCCATTGTGGACGCCTTCCGCGTGGCCGACGACGTGCTGCGCCAGGGCGTGCAGGGGATTTCCGACCTCATCACCGTGCCCGGCCTTATTAACCTGGATTTTGCCGATGTCAAGACCATTATGGTGGACACCGGCTCCGCCCTCATGGGGATCGGCCGGGCGAGCGGGGAGAACCGCGCGGTGGAGGCGGCGCGCATGGCCATCTCCAGCCCCCTCCTGGAGACATCCATCGACGGGGCCAAAGGCGTGCTGCTTAACATCACGGGCGGGGCCAGCCTGGGCCTGTTCGAGGTAAACGAAGCGGCGGCCATTATTTCCGAGGCCGCCGATCCGGATGCGAACATCATCTTCGGGGCTGTTATCGATGAAACCATGGAGGACGAGGTAAAGGTTACCGTTATCGCCACCGGCTTCGAGCCGCGGGCGGGCCGCCGCGGGGAGAAGGACAAGGATAAAGATAAGGATAAATTCCTGCGCGACCTCGACATCCGCCCCTTCGCCAGCGACGAGCTCGACATCCCACCCTTCCTGCGCCGGGGCCAGGTCTAA
- the yedE gene encoding YedE family putative selenium transporter → MNEKKLVLGTGAVIGLLSVLLMKFGNPPNMGVCVACFIRDIAGGLGLHRAEIVQYLRPEVPGFILGSTLVALATGEFRARGGSASLQRCFLGFFVMVGALVFLGCPLRMVLRLAAGDLNAVVALFGFAAGIWVGLIYIKNGFSLGKAGRLAPVNGFILPGVAVVLLLFVLVAPPFIFFSAKGPGAAHAPFYFSLLAGLVIGALAQRSRLCMAGGIRDLFLIGDPHLFVGFVAIFLVALGLNLTVGQFKLGFVGQPIAHSDVLWNFLGMFLAGYGSVLLGGCPLRQCILAGEGDTDAALTFLGMLVGAAFAHNFSLAASPSGVPVGGKVAVIIGLLVVTAIGYFNLPRAARAGSRKEDASYAAQG, encoded by the coding sequence GTGAACGAAAAGAAGCTGGTTCTGGGGACAGGAGCGGTCATCGGTCTCTTAAGCGTACTGCTCATGAAGTTTGGAAATCCGCCGAACATGGGGGTGTGCGTCGCCTGCTTTATCCGGGACATCGCCGGCGGCCTGGGGCTCCACCGGGCGGAGATCGTCCAGTACCTCCGGCCGGAAGTGCCGGGCTTTATTCTCGGCTCCACCCTGGTGGCCCTGGCGACGGGCGAGTTCCGCGCCCGGGGCGGTTCGGCGTCCTTGCAGCGCTGTTTTCTGGGCTTCTTTGTGATGGTCGGTGCCCTCGTTTTCCTGGGCTGCCCGTTGCGCATGGTGCTCCGCCTGGCCGCTGGTGACTTGAACGCCGTCGTCGCCCTGTTCGGCTTTGCCGCCGGCATTTGGGTCGGACTCATCTACATAAAAAACGGCTTTTCCCTAGGCAAGGCCGGGCGGCTGGCACCGGTGAACGGTTTCATCCTGCCGGGAGTAGCCGTGGTGCTTTTGCTTTTCGTCCTGGTTGCGCCGCCCTTCATCTTCTTCAGCGCCAAGGGCCCGGGCGCCGCACACGCGCCTTTTTACTTCTCCCTCCTCGCCGGCCTCGTCATCGGTGCCCTGGCCCAGCGCTCGCGCCTCTGTATGGCCGGGGGCATCCGTGACCTCTTCCTCATTGGCGACCCGCACCTCTTCGTAGGGTTTGTCGCCATCTTTCTGGTTGCCTTGGGACTCAATCTCACCGTCGGCCAGTTTAAGCTCGGGTTTGTAGGTCAGCCCATCGCCCACAGCGACGTCCTGTGGAACTTCCTCGGTATGTTCCTCGCCGGCTATGGTTCGGTGCTTTTAGGCGGTTGTCCGCTCCGGCAGTGCATCCTGGCCGGCGAGGGCGATACCGACGCCGCCCTCACCTTCCTAGGCATGCTCGTGGGCGCCGCCTTTGCCCACAACTTTTCCTTGGCCGCCTCGCCCAGTGGGGTCCCTGTGGGCGGTAAAGTAGCGGTGATCATCGGCCTTCTGGTCGTCACCGCCATCGGCTACTTCAATCTACCCCGGGCTGCCCGCGCCGGCAGCCGGAAGGAGGATGCTTCCTATGCCGCACAGGGTTGA
- a CDS encoding sigma-E processing peptidase SpoIIGA — MRYVYLDVLVAINLVMNLIILFLTSWLAQVPARLGRLLLGAAVGTAYAVYLVLTPSTLGVGWVAKVLFSVLILAATFVPASPVRFLRAAGYFYLLSFTLGGAALAVYYLGQGPAVETSGPLPGIPWWTLLLGLAVTVPAARLAWLYLSRRRWQKEVQAKLTIRWGSREAELKAILDSGNLLVDPLTGAPVVVAEAAALSFLVSPRLLAALKEGLDLDRLSQVLAAEPEAHRFRIIPFDSLGQTNSLLLAFRPDQVGVTYAGRKTKIPRAVVGLALQRLSPEGAYQALVNPQVLAPYLDEA; from the coding sequence GTGCGTTATGTTTATTTAGACGTCCTTGTCGCCATTAACCTGGTGATGAACCTCATTATTCTTTTCCTCACTTCCTGGCTGGCCCAGGTTCCGGCACGCCTCGGGCGCCTCCTTCTGGGCGCGGCGGTGGGAACGGCGTACGCGGTGTACCTTGTGCTCACCCCCTCCACCCTGGGGGTGGGATGGGTGGCCAAGGTGCTTTTTTCCGTACTGATCCTGGCGGCTACCTTTGTTCCCGCGTCCCCGGTTCGCTTTTTGCGTGCCGCCGGCTACTTCTACTTACTGTCGTTCACGCTGGGCGGGGCGGCCCTGGCCGTGTACTACCTGGGTCAGGGCCCGGCTGTTGAAACCAGCGGGCCGCTCCCCGGCATCCCCTGGTGGACGCTGTTGCTGGGCTTGGCAGTAACAGTGCCGGCGGCGCGGCTGGCCTGGCTGTACCTGAGCCGGCGGCGCTGGCAAAAGGAGGTGCAGGCCAAGCTTACCATCCGCTGGGGGAGCCGCGAGGCCGAACTGAAGGCGATCTTGGATAGCGGCAACCTCCTGGTCGACCCGCTTACCGGGGCGCCGGTGGTGGTGGCGGAAGCCGCGGCCCTCTCCTTCCTGGTGTCGCCGCGTTTGCTGGCCGCCCTTAAGGAGGGCCTTGACCTGGACAGGTTGAGCCAGGTGCTGGCGGCAGAACCTGAAGCGCACCGCTTTCGCATTATACCGTTTGATTCCCTGGGGCAGACCAACTCCTTGCTTTTGGCCTTTCGCCCGGATCAGGTGGGGGTTACCTATGCCGGGCGGAAAACGAAGATCCCGCGGGCCGTAGTAGGCCTGGCGCTGCAACGCCTGTCGCCCGAGGGTGCCTACCAGGCCCTTGTTAATCCGCAGGTGCTTGCCCCATACCTGGATGAGGCTTGA
- a CDS encoding PLP-dependent cysteine synthase family protein has protein sequence MRKLLPSVVEAIGETPLVDLERLVRAHGLTGHIYAKLEYLNPGYSKKDRIALQIIEEAERSGALKPGQTVVELTSGNTGTGLAIVCAVKGYKFVAVMSKGNSPERARMMRALGAEVVLVDQAPGSPAGQVSGEDLALVEQETERIVQERGAFRADQFNNDANVRAHELHTGEEMWAQAEGKIDAYVDFAGTGGTFAGCALALKRHNPAVRCYVVEPATAAHLAGRPVTNPNHRIQGGGYNMDLPLLEKELVDGYLAVSDEEAMAAARELARLEGIFAGFSSGANVAAALKLLRGPERWSTVALTINDSGLKYLSTDLYL, from the coding sequence GTGCGGAAACTTTTGCCCAGCGTGGTGGAGGCCATCGGTGAAACTCCTTTGGTAGACCTGGAGCGCCTCGTCCGGGCACACGGACTGACAGGACACATTTACGCCAAGCTGGAGTACCTGAACCCGGGCTACAGCAAAAAGGACCGCATCGCTCTTCAGATTATCGAAGAGGCGGAAAGAAGCGGCGCGCTCAAGCCGGGGCAGACGGTGGTGGAGCTCACCAGCGGCAACACGGGCACGGGCCTCGCCATCGTCTGCGCCGTGAAAGGCTATAAGTTCGTAGCCGTGATGTCCAAAGGCAACTCGCCGGAGCGGGCACGCATGATGCGGGCGCTGGGGGCGGAGGTGGTCCTGGTGGACCAGGCGCCCGGCTCGCCGGCGGGCCAGGTCTCGGGCGAGGACCTGGCGCTGGTCGAACAAGAAACAGAGCGCATCGTGCAGGAAAGGGGCGCCTTCCGCGCCGACCAGTTCAACAACGACGCCAACGTGCGCGCCCACGAGCTTCACACCGGCGAAGAAATGTGGGCGCAGGCGGAGGGAAAGATCGACGCCTACGTGGACTTCGCCGGCACCGGTGGCACCTTTGCCGGCTGCGCGCTGGCGCTAAAGAGACATAACCCCGCCGTCCGCTGCTATGTGGTCGAGCCGGCCACGGCCGCCCACCTGGCCGGGCGGCCCGTCACCAATCCCAACCACCGCATCCAGGGCGGGGGGTACAATATGGACCTGCCGCTTCTGGAAAAGGAGCTCGTCGACGGTTATCTGGCCGTGAGCGACGAGGAGGCCATGGCCGCCGCGCGCGAGCTCGCCCGGCTGGAGGGAATCTTTGCCGGTTTCTCCTCCGGCGCCAACGTCGCCGCCGCTCTTAAACTCCTGCGCGGCCCAGAGCGGTGGAGTACCGTCGCCCTTACCATCAACGATTCTGGTCTGAAGTACCTGAGCACTGACCTGTATTTGTAG